Within the Penaeus chinensis breed Huanghai No. 1 chromosome 43, ASM1920278v2, whole genome shotgun sequence genome, the region ctctctctctctctctctctctctctctctctctctctctctctctctctctctctctctctctctctctctctctctctctctctctctacctctccctatttctctcctctctttccaatAATACAGAGAATATGCTTCCGTTGCTTGCATTACTGCAGCGAGAGTAAACATTGccaatattatcgtcattgctGTTACTGTAAATATAAGTCATAGTGTTTTATAGATGTATAAAAGGTTTTGGAATTCTTTTATGTGGTATTACCAGCACTAAGTAATTACCAGTGACATTACCTTGttctaatacaataaaaaataacctgGAATGTGATATCAACCCTAAACCCTTATTGAGCAATATCCTCGAAACAAGAGGTCATTACCTTTGGAAAAGTTGCTGCAGCGCTTCCTCGAGAATGCTTCCGCCTTTCTTGGGTTGCCGGAAGTCGTTTTGTATGTCGAGCCTCACCTGGCAGGTCTGCACGCTGAGGGTACTTAAGAGCTTGGTCAGTCCTGGTACCTGTCGCGGGTCGTTACGTATGCATATGTCGACACGCAAAGGGCAGGCGTGGCTGAGAACGCTGGCATATGCCTCTGCACTAGAATCTGTGACTTTCACCGTGTCTGTCAGATCCATTGCGTAGGCTATGTATTTGCTGACAGTTGCATCGCATTTTATTTCGGTGAGCAAGTCCAGCCACTGATCTCTGTCTGTAATACCCGAGGCCTTCAGCAATCTTACGATTTCCGCAGCCCGGCTCTCTGTTACTGTCACCCCGAGACCATGCAGAAGACTTACGCAGTGACTTAGAACGTTCTGGTAATCCCTCAGATTCCACTGCGCTGCcttgttctctgtctccctttgtgTAAAATACTTTGCAGcttccttcgccccttccctgaGGACGCTCTCAATGGACCGGGACGGCGCCGAGGCTCCGTGCTTCTCGATTTTTTCCGTGTCGATATATTGGCTAAGGTATGTCGGCGCACCAATGCTCTGCAGCGCATTTTCGAACGTAGAGATGATGCGAGGTATGTCCAGGACAATCTCGTCAGCCAATAGAGTATCAGTGATGTAGAGCGCCGAATAGAAATCCTGCAGACTCTTGTGAGGAAAACTGTACCTGGTCTTGGTCTCATCCATCAGCGACGTCGACTGGATGAGAAAGGCGCCCAGGACTTCCGCCGAGGGTAACTGCAGGAAATCGCATGTATCCTGAAGCCTCAGCATCGAAGCCTCTGAGAGCACGGTGTCGTCGCCATAATGGTTGATCAAAGCCTCTTTATAAAGCCTCCGgaggaatttatttattttatcttttagttCATGTGGTTCCAAGCTGCGTGTCTTTTCGTGTTCAAACAACCTCTTCTGCAATTTTCTTTGATTCACCTTGTGTGTTGTCATGAAGAGTTCTGTCGCTGTGGTCAAGCGGTTCACGGCGTCCGTGTCCAAGAACCACAAAATAGTGAGGAGAACCAAGTTGAAGGGCAGCCGCCAGTGGTCTTGCAGCCGGCTCTCCGTCCTCTTCAAAAAGTGGAGCAGGCCCGATATGTCTTCAGTCTTCGCCTCGAACGATAAGGCCTGGCTGTAATTCCGTACAAagtcctccctcctgctctctgctATGCCCGTGATCCTGACCTTCACGACGGCAAAGTTCTCTGGAAGGTAGTTCTTAAAGGAGTGAACTTTGTTGGGCCGCGTCGTGCAGAAGAGAGTGACGTCGTTGGTTTCTCCCATCTTCAGGATTTGCCGCAGCACTTGTTCCGATAAAGGGTTGATCTCGTCTAATCCGTCAACGATACAAAGCAATTTTTTGTCTTCGACGCACTTGACGAGGTCTTCCCGCTGTACTTTTCTGCACGCGTTGGCCATCAGAGATTCAAGAAGATGAGTGAGAGATACAATGCTTTTATCCCTGCACTCACAGAGAATCAGCAAATCATAGTCGACAAGGTGTTTCATGGCAGTTGTCTCAGATGCCCAGTCGCTTACCATTTTCCTGGTTAGTGTCGTCTTGCCAACACCCGCTTGTCCTTCCACCAGAACCGCAGTGTTGGTCTTGCTGCTCTGGCTCTGTCTGCTTTCCAAGAACTCGAGCATGTCATTATATTCGATATCAATGTCACCTTCATCAGGGTTCAgctcatcactctcctctctgATCATCTTCATCTGGGTGAAAATTTTGTCCACGCGCACCACGGCCTTATCACCGAGCAGACTGGAAGCGGGGCCGAAATACGACAACTGCTTGTACCTCTTCTTCATGTCGAGTTTCCCTTCAGTACACACACAATGCCGGAGGCTGTCTGAGATGTACATGTGTCCACTGGATGCTTCCAAAGGCTTGTCCCTGATGCTGTTGATGTCCTCGTCCAGCTTGCGGATAAGCGAGGCGACTAAGCCTCCGTCTATCTGGAACACCTCCGCGGCTTTCTTCAGTGTCTTCGTCAAGAGTTCCCTCAGTTCCTCCGTCTTGGGGACGAAGGTGGCCGCGTCGATCTTGTATTCCTCGTGTAGCAGGTTGTTCCTGAAGTTCTTGACGGCGGTGACGTAGCGTTCGAGACTGTCCCCGCTCTCCGCCCATCGCCGGTCCCGCGGCGGGGCGAGGCCGTCGCACCCGAACTGAATGCACTGGTACAGCAACGTCACGTCGAACATTTCCCAGCCTAgttccctcttcatcttttccctctgACTGTGGTTGAAGACTTTCCTGATGAGACCGCGGGGAAGACCCTTCTCCTTGACCAAGTACTCGTCGAAATACTGACTCGGCTGCCTCCTGGGGGTCCCCCACGAGAGCACACACCGCAGGACACTCCCGCCCTTCGTCATGATCATCTCATAGAGGCGGAAGGTCATGAGACTCTGGTCTTTGAACTGGTAGGGGTGTAGCTTCGAGTTGGACATTTCGAGGACATCTGTTTCTGCTTCTACTTTGGTCTGAAGAGAGAGTTTAttgattatttgtatttatttgcttattcatttatctgttagtTACTATCGTTTCCTAATAtcgtttatcatgattatcactgtcGAACTTGTTAatactgttgctgtttttgccATTTCACTGGCATTTTTCAATTGTCACATCACAAAATTGCAAAAAAATCATTTTTGCAGCTGTACTTaagcaaatacatatatctctaaGTTGATGAAGTTCCGctcaagtatatatacaaactaaatgaaatagaaaaaaatgtaaatgaatatgggaaagacgaaagaataggggaaaaaaagagaaatggacgaagaagaacaaggaaaagaaaagagagaggaggaggtgtaggagaagaaaaagagagaaaagaaaatgaagaacaagcAAACCCTGTggaagatataaagataataatcataataaaagtaacacatgGCGATAATAGTTAATGAATTAAATTATACATTTGTGAACCTCTTGAAGCCAAAGTACACCCTTTTATTTAAAGAATGTCAAGTGTTCAGTTATCGGATATTACCTCGAACGACGCAAAAATGCTAATGGTGTTCCGATAAAACACTTACAGTCTGTCCttcggtctgtttctctctatctctgtgtctctctctttctctcattctctctctcactctctctctctctctctcattctctctctctctctctctctccctctccctctccctctctctctctctctaactatctatctctctctcttcctccccccccccctctctctctctctctccccccccccccccccctctctctctctctctctgtctgtctcacgtCGACAATCGACAatctttaatttatgaaaatcgcatcaaattataaatttatttttctttacaattaacagtctctctctctctctctctctctctctctctctctctctctctctctctctctctctatacatatatatatgtttgtgtgtgtgtgtgtgtgtgtgtgtgtgtgtgtatgtgtgtgtgtgtgtgtgtattttttatagatacattcactttccctttttttctcgttatctttatcaacataatCTTATCAATATTAGTCTAATAGTGTCAGAGTGTTTAGTCACTTcattttcatttgttcattttgtattttttagtttATAGGTAAGATGATATGACGAATATTTACCAGAATCGCAATTAATAACTATAACATTTTTTCtcacataaacacgtgtgtgtgtgtgtgtgtgtgttttatctatctctctctctctctccctctctctctctctctctatatatatatatatgtaaaagtgtgtgtgtgtgtgtgtgtgtgtgtgtgtgtgtgtgtgtgtgtgtgtgtgcatatacattcatatacatacatacatgtgtgtgtgtgtgtgtgtatacatatatgtaaacatatacatatataatatatatatatatatatatatatatata harbors:
- the LOC125048291 gene encoding NLR family CARD domain-containing protein 4-like isoform X2; translation: MSNSKLHPYQFKDQSLMTFRLYEMIMTKGGSVLRCVLSWGTPRRQPSQYFDEYLVKEKGLPRGLIRKVFNHSQREKMKRELGWEMFDVTLLYQCIQFGCDGLAPPRDRRWAESGDSLERYVTAVKNFRNNLLHEEYKIDAATFVPKTEELRELLTKTLKKAAEVFQIDGGLVASLIRKLDEDINSIRDKPLEASSGHMYISDSLRHCVCTEGKLDMKKRYKQLSYFGPASSLLGDKAVVRVDKIFTQMKMIREESDELNPDEGDIDIEYNDMLEFLESRQSQSSKTNTAVLVEGQAGVGKTTLTRKMVSDWASETTAMKHLVDYDLLILCECRDKSIVSLTHLLESLMANACRKVQREDLVKCVEDKKLLCIVDGLDEINPLSEQVLRQILKMGETNDVTLFCTTRPNKVHSFKNYLPENFAVVKVRITGIAESRREDFVRNYSQALSFEAKTEDISGLLHFLKRTESRLQDHWRLPFNLVLLTILWFLDTDAVNRLTTATELFMTTHKVNQRKLQKRLFEHEKTRSLEPHELKDKINKFLRRLYKEALINHYGDDTVLSEASMLRLQDTCDFLQLPSAEVLGAFLIQSTSLMDETKTRYSFPHKSLQDFYSALYITDTLLADEIVLDIPRIISTFENALQSIGAPTYLSQYIDTEKIEKHGASAPSRSIESVLREGAKEAAKYFTQRETENKAAQWNLRDYQNVLSHCVSLLHGLGVTVTESRAAEIVRLLKASGITDRDQWLDLLTEIKCDATVSKYIAYAMDLTDTVKVTDSSAEAYASVLSHACPLRVDICIRNDPRQVPGLTKLLSTLSVQTCQVRLDIQNDFRQPKKGGSILEEALQQLFQRFRVDITFQVIFYCIRTR
- the LOC125048291 gene encoding uncharacterized protein LOC125048291 isoform X1, with translation MSNSKLHPYQFKDQSLMTFRLYEMIMTKGGSVLRCVLSWGTPRRQPSQYFDEYLVKEKGLPRGLIRKVFNHSQREKMKRELGWEMFDVTLLYQCIQFGCDGLAPPRDRRWAESGDSLERYVTAVKNFRNNLLHEEYKIDAATFVPKTEELRELLTKTLKKAAEVFQIDGGLVASLIRKLDEDINSIRDKPLEASSGHMYISDSLRHCVCTEGKLDMKKRYKQLSYFGPASSLLGDKAVVRVDKIFTQMKMIREESDELNPDEGDIDIEYNDMLEFLESRQSQSSKTNTAVLVEGQAGVGKTTLTRKMVSDWASETTAMKHLVDYDLLILCECRDKSIVSLTHLLESLMANACRKVQREDLVKCVEDKKLLCIVDGLDEINPLSEQVLRQILKMGETNDVTLFCTTRPNKVHSFKNYLPENFAVVKVRITGIAESRREDFVRNYSQALSFEAKTEDISGLLHFLKRTESRLQDHWRLPFNLVLLTILWFLDTDAVNRLTTATELFMTTHKVNQRKLQKRLFEHEKTRSLEPHELKDKINKFLRRLYKEALINHYGDDTVLSEASMLRLQDTCDFLQLPSAEVLGAFLIQSTSLMDETKTRYSFPHKSLQDFYSALYITDTLLADEIVLDIPRIISTFENALQSIGAPTYLSQYIDTEKIEKHGASAPSRSIESVLREGAKEAAKYFTQRETENKAAQWNLRDYQNVLSHCVSLLHGLGVTVTESRAAEIVRLLKASGITDRDQWLDLLTEIKCDATVSKYIAYAMDLTDTVKVTDSSAEAYASVLSHACPLRVDICIRNDPRQVPGLTKLLSTLSVQTCQVRLDIQNDFRQPKKGGSILEEALQQLFQSCRVTHFSGQLGKQAAEKLPRSMEVLRISITDDLQYRELSPVISSLRYRLPRLGILWLHLMAGTDSSILQQLPQIESLHVTLSGVDEATVRWACKAACSLQPVGGFWFRSLMFPGIAKSVYACEQLLLGLASKGVRVGVRIEVSPRLTLSDKTYLHDLTRPRYTISSDDDQNIWTWLL